One window from the genome of Capillibacterium thermochitinicola encodes:
- a CDS encoding PHP domain-containing protein yields MIREQSYIDLHMHSRYSDDGEFTPKELVAQCRAAGIRIMSVTDHNCAKANAEAERAAAQAGIKFIPGIEIDCTYQGVDFQLLGYGIDYRDTAFTKIEEHIARQNREASYQRLRLINQLGFHVTAEELGAISAGDYWPQSWTGEKFAQILLSKPEYSDHELLKPYRPGGARSDNPYANFYWDFCAQGKPCYVKIEFSPLAEVIQIIHATGGKAVLAHPGLYFDHIHLLAEMVALGLDGIEVGSGYHTQETSAYFYQQALAHGLLVTGGSDYHGTTKPAIRLGEYVCPLPEKEIEARLEAAGLLA; encoded by the coding sequence ATGATTAGAGAACAATCTTATATTGACCTGCACATGCATTCGCGGTACAGCGATGACGGCGAATTTACTCCCAAAGAACTGGTTGCGCAGTGCCGGGCGGCGGGGATTCGGATTATGTCTGTCACCGACCACAATTGCGCGAAAGCCAACGCCGAAGCGGAAAGGGCGGCGGCGCAAGCCGGAATCAAATTTATCCCCGGGATCGAGATCGACTGTACCTACCAGGGGGTTGATTTTCAGCTCTTGGGGTACGGGATTGATTACCGTGATACGGCTTTTACTAAGATTGAAGAGCATATTGCCCGGCAGAACCGGGAAGCCTCATACCAGCGGTTACGACTCATCAACCAATTGGGGTTTCACGTCACGGCGGAAGAACTGGGGGCGATTAGCGCCGGTGATTATTGGCCGCAGAGTTGGACGGGGGAAAAATTCGCCCAGATCCTGCTCAGCAAACCGGAGTATTCTGACCATGAATTACTTAAGCCTTACCGGCCCGGCGGAGCGCGGAGCGATAATCCATACGCCAATTTTTACTGGGATTTTTGTGCTCAGGGCAAACCGTGTTATGTCAAGATCGAGTTTTCCCCTTTAGCCGAGGTAATTCAGATCATCCACGCGACCGGGGGCAAAGCGGTTTTGGCCCACCCGGGCCTCTATTTTGACCATATCCATCTCCTGGCGGAGATGGTGGCGCTGGGGTTGGACGGGATCGAAGTGGGAAGCGGTTATCATACGCAGGAAACCTCAGCCTATTTCTATCAGCAGGCTTTGGCCCACGGTCTTTTGGTTACGGGCGGCAGTGATTACCACGGGACAACCAAACCCGCAATACGGCTGGGAGAATATGTGTGCCCGCTTCCGGAGAAGGAGATCGAGGCCCGACTGG